A window of Nonomuraea angiospora genomic DNA:
CCGCCTGGCTCCGGAGGTCCCGCCGGGTTAGCGTCGGCTGCGGAGGTGGCCATGACGGACTCCTACCTCTCCGCGCCGCCGCCGCAGCCCGGCCGTGCTGGGCGTGTCGTCCGTGATGGTCCCGTACGCCGAGCAGGTCGCGCTCATGGACGACCTGCTCGCCGAGCTGAGCGGGCCCCAGTGGGAGGCCCCGATCGCCGGGCACGGCACGGTCAGGGGGCTGGTGGAGCACCTGGCGGCCAACGACGCGACCGTGGCCCGCTTCATGGGCGTGCGCGGCACGAGCGGCCTGCCCGTCCACCGGCGCTGGCGCGAGCAGGCCGGCGGCCTCCTCGAACGGGTCTCCACCGGCAGCGAGGTGCTGCTCGGCGTCGAGGTCGCGCTGGCGGGGGCGCGGCCGGCCCGCGCGCCGCTGCGCCAGGCCCTGATCCAGCGCACGTTCGAGACGTGGACGCACGCCGACGACATCAGGGCCGCCACCGATCGCTCCCAGGAGCCGCCGCGTCCCGAGCACGTGCACATGATCGCCGAGTTCGGGCTGGCGCTGCTGCCCCGGGCGATGCGGGAGCCGCGCCGCGACGTCTCGGCCACCGTCGTGCTGACCGGGCCGGGCGGCGGCACCTGGACGATCCCGCTGTCGCCCGCCTCCGGCCACGTCGCTGTGCTGGTCTCGGCCGGCGCGGTGGACTTCTGCCGGCTGCTGGCCAACCGCCGGCCGCCCGACTCCTTCCCGTACGCCGCCGAGGGCGACTCCGCCCTCGCCCGCGACATGATCAGCGCCGCCGCCACGCTGGGGTGCGATTGATGGCGACGGCATCAGGGCGACCGGGCCCGCCTCGCGGAGTGAGGCCATGAACAGCGACATGGAGTTACGTACGCGGCTGACGGCCGGTGACCTCGACGCGCTGGCCGACGCCTACGACCGGCACGGACCGTACGTGTACGGGGTCGCGGTCAGGGTCACCGGCAGCCGGGCGCACGCCGAGGAGATCACCCAGAACGTGTTCACGGCCCTGTGGGAGCAGCCGCTCTCCTACGACCCCGCGCTGGGGTCGCTGCGCGGCTGGCTGGTCAGCCGGGCCCTGCACGAGTCGGCCGTGCGCTCGAAGGTCGGCTGATCCGTCAGCTGATCGGGGCGTTCCAGGTCAGGAGCACGGGCTCGGCGTGCTCGTAGCCGAGCCGCGAGTACGTGCCCGTGTCCAGCTTCAGCAGCCTGCCCTCCTCGGGCCCGAGGCCCAGCCAGCGGGCGGCCAGCACGCGCAGGAAGTGCCCGTGCGCCACCAGCGCCACCCGCCCCCCGGCCCTCCCGGCCCGCTCGATCACCCGGTCGGCGCGGGCGGCCACCTGCTCGGCGCTCTCCCCGGGGTGCTCGGCGTCGCCGGGGATCACGCCGTCCCGCCACAGGTACCAGCCGGGGTGGCTCTCGCGGATCTTCGGCGTGGTGATCCCCTCGTAGCCGCCGTAGTCCCACTCCCACAGGTCCGGGTCCACCTCGTAGCCGTTCAGGCCGGCCAGCTCCGCCGTGCGCCGGGCGCGCTGGGCGGGGGAGACCAGCACCAGGTCGAACGACTGCCCCTTGACCAGCGGCGCCAACGCCCTGGCCTGGTCCTCGCCGTGCTCCGTCAAAGGCAGGTCCGTACGTCCGGTGTGCTGACCCGCCTTGCTCCATTCGGTCTCACCGTGCCGGAGCAGCAGCATCTCTTCCATGGAGTCCATCATCCGGTATGCCCGGTTCCGGCCCGGCGTCAGGTGGCGAGCTCCTCGACGACGGGGGCGAAGGCGTCCAGGTCGCGCTCGTGATGCACCACGAAATACGAAATATCGTGCTCATCCCGCCAGTAGCGGAGCTTGTCGATGATGTCGGCGCGGGTCCCGAGCAGGACCTGCGGCGTCTCGCCGAGCGACGAGCTGTCGGCCGCGCTCCACGCCTCCTCCGCCTTCCGCTCGCCCACCTGCATGACGCTCGTCCCCAGCTCCAGGGCGTCGTAGCGCTCGCCCGCGGCCTCGCGCACGATCCGGAGCTTGCGCAGGAACGCCGCAGGCCCGCCGTCCCGGTCGTCGGGCCCGCTCCCGTCGGGCCGGACCCGCATCCCGAGGTTCACGACGTCCGCCTCTTCGGCCGCCAGCCGCAGCATGCGCGGCCCGCCTCCGCCGAGCGCGATCGGTGGGTGCGGTCTCCGTACGGGCTTGGGCCGCTGGTCGAGGCCGTCGATGCGGTAGTGCTTGCCCTGGAAGCTGAACGGCCCGTCCCCCCAGAGCCCCTTGAGCACGGCCACGGCCTCCCGCAGCCGCTCCACCCGCACCCCCGGCGGCTCCAGGGCCAGCCCGGCCCCGTCGTAGTCGCGCGCCATCCACCCGGTCCCGATCCCGACCTCCAGCCGTCCGCCGGACAGCAGGTCGAGCGTGGCCGCCTCCTTGGCCAGCACGGCCGGATGCCGGAAGTCGTTGGCGAACACCAGTGTGCCGACCCGTAGCCTGGTGGTGGCGCAGGCGGCCGCCGTCAGCGCGGCGATGGGCGCGAACCTGGGGCCGACGAGATGGTCGGGCACGAGGAGCACGTCGTACCCCTGCGCTTCGAGCCGCCGGGCCTTCTCCGCCCAGGCCGCGCCCGACCCGGCCTCCCGTACCACCGCCCCGAACCTGAACCGCCGCACGGTGCCTCCCGTCGTCCCGAGCAAGCGCTTGGGCGACACTGTACGCGCCCGCCGGCCGGGCGGCTCGGCGGAGGGCAAATCGCGGGTTTACCAAGCGCTTGCTCAGGTGCCAGACTGTGGGCATGGAGATCCCGGTGCGCCAGGTGACGGACGACGAGGCGGCGTTCTTCGGTGAGCACGGCTGGGTGCGGCTCGGCCGGCTGATCGACCCGGGCACCGCCGCGGCCCTGCGCGAACGCGCCACCGGGATGCTGAACGGGCGGTCCAGGAGCCACGAGACGCTGGTCGACGAGGCGTTCGGGCAGTCCAGGGACATCGCGGCGAGCGACGAGATGTTCGGCGCGCTGACGTCGAGCCCCGAGATGGGACGTAACGCCGTAAAGCTGCTGCGCGGCGTCCGGGCCGTGCGCGTGCAGGTCACCAACCTCCTGGTCAAGGAGGCGGGGGAGCACGGCGCGACCGAGTTCCACCAGGACTTCCCCTGGATGCCCATGGACCGCTCGGCCATGCTGACCGTCTGGCTGGCCCTCGCCGACGTGCCCGCCGACATGGGGTCGCTGCGCTTCTACGACCGCTCGCACCGCTACGGTCTGCTCGGCCGGAGCTTCACCCGGCCGGGGGACGACCAGCTCACCCAGCACCCGTGGCTCAAGGAGCTGGAGCTGTCGCCGCCGCTCGACCTCAAGGCGGGCGACGCCACCGTGCACCACGCCCTGACCGTGCACGGCGCGCCCGCGAACCGCCGCGACAGCCCGCGCCTGTCGTTCACCGTGACGTACTTCGACGCCGACGCCCTCTACACCGGCCTGCCCTACCGGCAGACCGACGGGCTCGGGCTCGAGGTCAACCGGCCGTTCGAGCACGAGAGGTTCCCCGTCGTGAGCCTCGGAGGCCCGGATGCCTGAGACCGTGCGGGGGCCGGTGGCGGACCTGGGGGCGACGCTCATGCACGAGCACGTCTTCGGGTTGAGCCCCGAGATCCTGTGGAACTGGCCGGACATCCCCGAGGGATGGGACCTCGAGACGCGGGCGCGCGAGGCGGCGGGCAAGCTCGACGCGCTCAAGGCCGAGGGCATCGACACGATCGTGGACCTGACCGTGGTGGGGCTCGGGAGATACATCCCCGCCGTCCAGCGCGTGGCCGAGCTGACCGGCGTGAACATCGTGGCCGCCACCGGCCTGTACACCTACGACGCGCTGCCGCCGTACTTCGCCAACCGGGGCCCGGGGTCGCTGTTCGGGGGGCCGGACCGGCTGGCCGAGTTCTTCGTACGGGACATCGTCGAGGGGATCGGCCGGACCGGCGTCAAGGCGGCCATGCTCAAGTGCGCCTCCGACCACCTGGGGATGACCAAGGGCTGCGAGCGGGTGTTCCGGGCGGTCGCG
This region includes:
- a CDS encoding maleylpyruvate isomerase family mycothiol-dependent enzyme, which gives rise to MSSVMVPYAEQVALMDDLLAELSGPQWEAPIAGHGTVRGLVEHLAANDATVARFMGVRGTSGLPVHRRWREQAGGLLERVSTGSEVLLGVEVALAGARPARAPLRQALIQRTFETWTHADDIRAATDRSQEPPRPEHVHMIAEFGLALLPRAMREPRRDVSATVVLTGPGGGTWTIPLSPASGHVAVLVSAGAVDFCRLLANRRPPDSFPYAAEGDSALARDMISAAATLGCD
- a CDS encoding sigma factor encodes the protein MNSDMELRTRLTAGDLDALADAYDRHGPYVYGVAVRVTGSRAHAEEITQNVFTALWEQPLSYDPALGSLRGWLVSRALHESAVRSKVG
- a CDS encoding histidine phosphatase family protein → MEEMLLLRHGETEWSKAGQHTGRTDLPLTEHGEDQARALAPLVKGQSFDLVLVSPAQRARRTAELAGLNGYEVDPDLWEWDYGGYEGITTPKIRESHPGWYLWRDGVIPGDAEHPGESAEQVAARADRVIERAGRAGGRVALVAHGHFLRVLAARWLGLGPEEGRLLKLDTGTYSRLGYEHAEPVLLTWNAPIS
- a CDS encoding TIGR03621 family F420-dependent LLM class oxidoreductase — encoded protein: MRRFRFGAVVREAGSGAAWAEKARRLEAQGYDVLLVPDHLVGPRFAPIAALTAAACATTRLRVGTLVFANDFRHPAVLAKEAATLDLLSGGRLEVGIGTGWMARDYDGAGLALEPPGVRVERLREAVAVLKGLWGDGPFSFQGKHYRIDGLDQRPKPVRRPHPPIALGGGGPRMLRLAAEEADVVNLGMRVRPDGSGPDDRDGGPAAFLRKLRIVREAAGERYDALELGTSVMQVGERKAEEAWSAADSSSLGETPQVLLGTRADIIDKLRYWRDEHDISYFVVHHERDLDAFAPVVEELAT
- a CDS encoding phytanoyl-CoA dioxygenase family protein, which codes for MEIPVRQVTDDEAAFFGEHGWVRLGRLIDPGTAAALRERATGMLNGRSRSHETLVDEAFGQSRDIAASDEMFGALTSSPEMGRNAVKLLRGVRAVRVQVTNLLVKEAGEHGATEFHQDFPWMPMDRSAMLTVWLALADVPADMGSLRFYDRSHRYGLLGRSFTRPGDDQLTQHPWLKELELSPPLDLKAGDATVHHALTVHGAPANRRDSPRLSFTVTYFDADALYTGLPYRQTDGLGLEVNRPFEHERFPVVSLGGPDA
- a CDS encoding phosphotriesterase family protein, whose protein sequence is MPETVRGPVADLGATLMHEHVFGLSPEILWNWPDIPEGWDLETRAREAAGKLDALKAEGIDTIVDLTVVGLGRYIPAVQRVAELTGVNIVAATGLYTYDALPPYFANRGPGSLFGGPDRLAEFFVRDIVEGIGRTGVKAAMLKCASDHLGMTKGCERVFRAVAQAHLETGAPITTHSHSASRGGLEQQRLLGELGVDLGKVVIGHAGDSTDVAYLEELIANGSYLGMDRFGIETISPFEDRVEIVAKMCERGHAGKMVLSHDSYCFNDRFDADVVRRRHPNYHLLHVPRDVVPELRKRGVTDDQVHQMLVDNPRRIFA